Proteins from a genomic interval of Clostridium sp. 'deep sea':
- a CDS encoding histidinol-phosphate transaminase translates to MNKYEHGGNIWVKNNPQEWLDFSANINPYGPPQVIKQIIQNKINQINAYPEPLARLARVELARYLNVDFNEVLLTSGGISAMELVIRTIKPQHSLIIQPGFVEYERLSSIYSTSFENIVAFTEKGYSVNIANIENKLKKADLLFLCHPSNPVGLTLNENTLQQLFTLCEQNNVTLVLDEAFIHYCIEKTKVSQINSFNNLIIVGSLTKIYSIPGIRAGYIVANKHILKRIEQQYLPWSVNIFAQEIVKALNLPQIKQFEQISVKKNAKAKALMVKELTKLGFKVYNSLTNYLLLQTTQLGLTSSQINHGLINYKVMVRDCSNFVGLNNNYIRVAVKKIEQNNYLINSLKEVIKCGTYFDTPKQS, encoded by the coding sequence ATGAATAAATACGAACATGGAGGAAATATTTGGGTAAAAAATAACCCTCAAGAATGGTTAGATTTTAGTGCAAATATTAACCCTTATGGGCCTCCCCAAGTAATAAAACAAATAATTCAAAATAAAATAAATCAAATAAACGCTTATCCAGAGCCTTTGGCTAGGTTAGCTAGAGTAGAGCTTGCTCGTTATTTAAACGTAGATTTTAATGAGGTATTACTTACTAGCGGTGGAATAAGTGCTATGGAGTTGGTAATAAGAACTATTAAACCTCAACATAGCTTAATAATTCAGCCTGGCTTTGTAGAATATGAAAGACTAAGCAGTATTTATAGCACAAGTTTTGAAAATATTGTGGCCTTTACAGAAAAAGGCTACAGCGTAAATATAGCTAATATAGAGAATAAACTAAAAAAAGCAGATTTATTATTTTTATGTCATCCCTCAAATCCAGTTGGATTAACGCTTAATGAAAACACTTTACAACAGCTATTTACCCTATGTGAGCAAAATAACGTGACCCTAGTTTTAGATGAAGCTTTTATTCATTACTGTATCGAAAAAACAAAAGTAAGCCAAATTAATAGCTTTAATAATTTAATAATAGTGGGTTCATTAACTAAAATATATTCTATACCTGGCATTAGGGCAGGATATATAGTTGCAAATAAACACATACTTAAAAGAATAGAGCAACAGTACTTACCCTGGAGTGTCAATATCTTTGCTCAAGAGATAGTAAAGGCTCTAAACTTACCCCAAATAAAACAGTTTGAGCAAATTTCTGTTAAGAAAAATGCAAAAGCAAAGGCTTTAATGGTAAAAGAGCTTACTAAGTTAGGATTTAAGGTATACAACTCCTTAACAAACTATTTATTATTGCAAACTACACAACTAGGCTTAACAAGTAGCCAAATTAATCACGGATTAATAAACTATAAAGTAATGGTTAGAGATTGCTCTAACTTTGTAGGACTAAATAATAACTATATCAGGGTAGCTGTTAAAAAAATTGAGCAAAACAATTACCTAATTAATAGTCTAAAAGAGGTTATAAAATGTGGTACCTATTTCGACACCCCCAAACAATCTTAA
- a CDS encoding amino acid racemase: MPKKIIGIVGGMGPEATADLFLKIIKATPAKKDQDHIRVFIDNNTNIPDRTKAILGEGDSPLTAMKDTVCKLKQAGAEILVMPCNTAHYFYNDIATDKELTFLHMMKETSSYIKEQYPQAKKIGILATSGTIQSQMYHKALKANDLIPLEPSEKDQTKVMDAIYASWGIKAGNYTKSKQYLIEVAQQLIEQGAQALILGCTEIPLVIKEDDLELPIVDATQVLAEAAVKAAFS, from the coding sequence ATGCCTAAAAAAATAATAGGAATAGTAGGCGGAATGGGACCAGAAGCAACTGCTGATTTGTTTTTAAAAATAATAAAAGCTACACCAGCAAAAAAAGATCAAGACCATATTAGAGTATTTATTGATAACAATACAAATATTCCGGATAGAACAAAAGCCATTTTAGGTGAAGGGGATAGCCCTTTAACCGCAATGAAGGATACTGTATGCAAACTTAAACAAGCAGGAGCAGAAATACTGGTAATGCCTTGTAATACAGCTCACTACTTTTACAACGATATAGCTACAGATAAAGAGTTAACATTTCTTCATATGATGAAAGAAACCTCAAGCTACATTAAAGAACAGTATCCCCAGGCTAAAAAAATAGGTATTTTAGCAACAAGTGGTACAATACAATCTCAAATGTATCATAAAGCACTCAAAGCTAATGATTTAATACCTTTAGAGCCAAGTGAAAAAGATCAAACTAAAGTAATGGATGCTATTTATGCCTCATGGGGTATTAAAGCAGGTAATTATACAAAATCAAAACAATACCTAATAGAGGTAGCTCAGCAATTAATAGAACAGGGTGCTCAAGCTTTAATATTAGGTTGCACAGAGATTCCATTAGTAATTAAAGAAGATGATTTAGAATTGCCCATTGTAGATGCAACCCAGGTGTTAGCAGAGGCTGCAGTTAAAGCTGCATTTAGCTAA
- the def gene encoding peptide deformylase → MAIKSLALLGNNILRKKCKIVDFPLNNANEQLLIDLNDTLINFKKNNGFGRGIAAPQINVLKKIICINTDTPQYFINPEIIEYSKNSFYMFDDCFSMPEIMVYIERSESIKVKFYDKTGRLIIKQYSGAMSELLQHEIDHLNGIMAIDRVKAIKDIYSKEEWKNKLKG, encoded by the coding sequence ATGGCAATTAAAAGCTTAGCGCTTTTAGGAAATAATATTTTAAGAAAAAAATGTAAGATAGTTGATTTTCCGTTAAATAATGCAAATGAGCAGTTATTAATTGATTTAAACGATACCTTAATTAATTTTAAAAAAAATAATGGCTTTGGTCGAGGAATTGCAGCTCCTCAAATTAATGTTCTTAAAAAAATTATATGTATTAATACTGATACACCTCAGTACTTTATAAACCCAGAGATTATTGAGTATAGCAAAAATAGCTTTTATATGTTTGATGATTGTTTTAGTATGCCTGAAATTATGGTATATATTGAAAGAAGTGAAAGTATAAAAGTGAAATTCTATGATAAAACTGGTCGTTTAATTATAAAGCAATACAGTGGAGCTATGAGTGAATTATTACAGCATGAAATTGACCATCTTAATGGCATCATGGCAATAGACCGAGTTAAGGCAATTAAGGATATTTATTCTAAAGAAGAATGGAAAAATAAGCTAAAAGGCTAA
- a CDS encoding DUF378 domain-containing protein has translation MNIVALVLVIVGAINWGLIGLLDFDLVATLFGQMTTFSRIVYALVGLAGLWSITFLFRDRDRRKTVD, from the coding sequence ATGAATATCGTAGCATTAGTACTCGTAATTGTCGGAGCTATAAATTGGGGCTTAATTGGTTTGTTGGACTTTGACCTTGTTGCAACATTATTTGGTCAAATGACAACCTTTAGTAGAATAGTCTACGCATTAGTTGGATTAGCTGGACTGTGGAGTATTACTTTTCTGTTTAGAGACAGAGACAGAAGAAAAACTGTTGATTAG
- a CDS encoding histidine phosphatase family protein, translating into MWYLFRHPQTILNEQQKYHGWSYAPYSHLGEKQLKNMVEFSKQLPVNQILCSDLPRCQEAAEQIALVKKLQPVSTKLLRELNFGEWHGYSYNELTKKYPNIMKKWVDDPWTNAPLNGETLTELKNRCTELYKKYKETNLLIVSHGGVIALFQQLINNKPYWKLLPKNNQCITIDWLTKQIESIDI; encoded by the coding sequence ATGTGGTACCTATTTCGACACCCCCAAACAATCTTAAACGAACAACAAAAATATCATGGTTGGAGTTATGCCCCCTATAGTCATTTAGGCGAAAAACAACTTAAAAATATGGTTGAGTTTAGCAAACAGTTACCAGTAAACCAAATTCTATGTTCAGACTTACCCAGATGCCAAGAGGCTGCTGAGCAAATAGCATTAGTGAAAAAGCTTCAACCTGTATCAACTAAGTTATTAAGAGAACTTAATTTTGGTGAATGGCATGGTTATAGCTATAATGAACTAACAAAAAAATACCCTAATATAATGAAAAAATGGGTTGACGACCCTTGGACTAATGCTCCGTTAAATGGAGAAACCCTAACTGAACTAAAAAATAGATGTACAGAGCTTTATAAAAAATACAAAGAAACAAATCTGTTAATAGTTAGTCATGGTGGGGTAATAGCTTTATTTCAACAGCTAATAAATAATAAACCTTATTGGAAGTTATTACCTAAAAATAATCAATGCATTACAATAGACTGGTTAACTAAACAAATAGAGAGTATAGATATTTAA
- the cbiB gene encoding adenosylcobinamide-phosphate synthase CbiB: MKSWIYSSIELQLVFAIIIDLIIGDPPKMPHLVIYYGNFLKVLEKKLNKNNYKIIKGALAVSVFILLVYIFNYLLTIFKGYLPITITVISIWLMASCLAIKSLADHAFAVFKELNNNNIKQARLYTSYIVGRDTQNLNEAELTRAVVETVAENTVDGVTAPLFYLLCFGLPGGLIYKAINTLDSMWGHKNDRFIKFGKVAARLDDIANFIPARLTAILIVVVSFILPSYSGKQSLKIVLRDRYKHPSPNSGLSESAFAGSLKIQLGGTNYYQGLVSHRGKMGDKLQPLTKQHLKMSINLMKITSLLFAVLGLIIRVVL, encoded by the coding sequence ATGAAATCTTGGATCTACAGTAGTATAGAGCTGCAACTGGTTTTTGCTATTATCATAGATTTAATAATTGGTGATCCTCCAAAGATGCCTCATTTAGTAATTTATTATGGTAATTTTTTAAAGGTGCTCGAGAAAAAACTTAATAAAAATAATTATAAAATAATTAAGGGTGCCTTAGCAGTAAGTGTCTTTATTTTACTTGTTTATATATTTAACTACCTGCTAACTATATTTAAAGGCTATTTACCTATAACCATAACCGTTATTAGTATTTGGTTAATGGCATCTTGTTTAGCTATTAAGAGCTTAGCTGACCACGCTTTTGCAGTATTTAAAGAATTAAATAACAATAACATTAAACAGGCAAGACTATATACATCTTATATAGTAGGTAGAGATACTCAAAACCTTAATGAAGCTGAGCTAACAAGGGCAGTAGTTGAAACAGTGGCAGAAAACACTGTAGATGGAGTAACAGCACCCCTATTTTATTTGCTGTGTTTTGGTTTACCTGGAGGTTTAATCTATAAAGCCATCAATACCCTTGACTCAATGTGGGGGCATAAAAACGACCGATTTATTAAATTTGGCAAAGTTGCTGCCAGATTAGATGACATAGCAAACTTTATACCTGCTCGTTTAACAGCGATATTAATTGTGGTTGTCAGCTTTATATTACCCAGTTATAGTGGTAAACAGTCACTTAAAATAGTCTTAAGAGATAGATATAAACACCCAAGTCCTAATAGCGGTTTATCCGAATCTGCTTTTGCAGGATCTTTAAAAATTCAGCTAGGTGGCACTAACTATTATCAAGGATTAGTATCACACAGAGGAAAAATGGGAGATAAACTACAGCCTCTAACTAAACAACATTTAAAAATGTCGATAAACCTAATGAAAATAACAAGCCTATTATTTGCAGTACTAGGTTTAATAATAAGGGTGGTACTATAG
- the cobS gene encoding adenosylcobinamide-GDP ribazoletransferase — translation MKPLNLAFQFLTKLSFIKNYPQVSDKDLANSIIFYPVVGAFYGAVLYFIAFLLPSKLPLITIGILLVVCEFLLSGGLHYDGLSDLADGWFSGREVTRQLEIMRDSRSGVMGITALILNLLLKTSLLIVIKNNLLAMLCYGFIGKLILVITIVLFPYARKKGTGALFKAASYKHLLLCLLYLPLIIYIIYSAKLMLIYAIIIAITLTLFIAYLINKRYKGLTGDCYGALHEISQILYLICIGALI, via the coding sequence GTGAAACCTTTAAATTTAGCATTTCAATTTTTAACTAAATTATCTTTTATTAAAAACTATCCGCAGGTAAGTGATAAAGACCTAGCGAATAGCATAATTTTTTATCCTGTGGTGGGGGCTTTTTATGGTGCTGTATTGTATTTCATTGCCTTTTTACTACCTAGCAAGTTACCTCTAATAACCATAGGTATACTATTAGTAGTATGCGAATTCTTATTATCTGGTGGTTTGCACTATGATGGTTTAAGTGATTTAGCCGATGGTTGGTTTTCTGGAAGAGAGGTAACAAGACAGCTTGAGATAATGAGAGATAGTAGGTCAGGAGTAATGGGTATAACAGCTTTAATACTGAATTTATTACTTAAAACCTCTCTATTAATTGTTATCAAGAACAATTTGTTAGCCATGCTGTGTTATGGCTTTATAGGAAAACTAATTTTAGTAATTACTATTGTACTATTTCCTTATGCCCGAAAAAAAGGCACTGGGGCTTTGTTTAAAGCTGCATCTTACAAACACCTTTTGCTATGTTTACTTTATTTGCCGTTAATTATTTACATTATATATAGTGCAAAACTAATGTTAATTTATGCAATTATTATAGCTATAACCTTAACCCTTTTTATTGCATATTTAATAAATAAACGTTATAAAGGTTTAACTGGTGATTGTTATGGAGCTTTGCATGAGATTTCACAAATATTATATCTAATTTGTATAGGAGCGTTAATTTAA